In one window of Penaeus monodon isolate SGIC_2016 chromosome 36, NSTDA_Pmon_1, whole genome shotgun sequence DNA:
- the LOC119595557 gene encoding fibrous sheath CABYR-binding protein-like: MCSLTSPAQDAPDESSPAQDVLDELSPAQDAPDESSPAQDTPDESSPLAWGCPPEELVGIVLPEEVHAEDTLKELPAQEEPEELPAKDTLEELPAQEGSKDLPAEDVQEKQLLPAEDMPDGPFLPEDMPDDLPAGDHAGKELPAEDKPGGAA; the protein is encoded by the exons atGTGCTCCCTcac TAgtcctgcccaggacgcgccggatgagtcgtcgcctgcccaggacgtgcTGGATGAGTTGTCGCCTGCCCAAgatgcgccggatgagtcgtctcCTGCCCAGGACACACcagatgagtcgtcgcct TTGGCGTGGGGATGCCCACCCGAGGAATTGGTGGGTATCGTACTGCCTGAGGAGGTGCATGCCGAAGATACCctgaaggagctgcctgcccaggaagaACCGGAGGAACTACCTGccaaggataccctggaggagctgcctgcccaggaaggaTCGAAGGATCTACCTGCCGAGGACGTgcaggagaagcaactg ctgcctgccgaggacatgccggacgGGCCTTTCCTGCCCGAGGACATGCCGGACGACCTGCCTGCCGGGGACCATGCCGgaaaggagctgcctgccgaggacaagCCCGGGGGGGCTGCCTGA